Below is a window of Defluviimonas sp. SAOS-178_SWC DNA.
ATCCGCACGTCGGAGCACGAGGCCGACTGGCAGAACAAGTTCCTTCGGGCACTCAAGGCCCGGCCCGAAGTGATGGAGGCGCACCGGCTGGCGGGCGACATCGACTATATCCTGAAAGTGCGGGTGAAGAACGCCCGCGCCTATGACACCTTCTACCAGGCGCTGATCTCGGAGGTGCGGATCTACAACGTGACGGCGCTTCTGAGCATGGAGGAGATCAAGTCGACGACCTTGCTGCCCCTGTGACGCGTCCGAGGCGCTGCCCCGGACCCCGGGATATTTCCGGCAAGATGAAGGGGCAGGGCGTTTCGGGATCGCGTTGCATCTGAAGTCGAGCCTGTCTTGTTCGCATTCGGATCCGTGCCGGTCCGGACAAGACGCGAAACGCCTTAGCCTTTGCACATCAGTCTTTCGAGGCCGTGGAAGTGGTAGAGGTTGGCGTAGCGCGGCGGTTCGGTCACTGAAAGGCCGGGGAGGCGCTCAAAGAGGATCGGGAGCGCGGTCTGAAGTTCGAGCCGTGCCAGGGGCGCGCCGACGCAGAAATGCAGGCCCGCGCCGAAGCTGAGGTTCGCCTTGACCGGGCGGTCCGGGTTGAAGCGAGCCGGTTTTTCCCAGAGGCCGGGATCCCGGTTGGCGGCGGCAAGCAGGCAGCCGACCTCGTCGCCGCGGCGGAAGCGGTGGCCCGCGATCTCGACGTCTTCGTAGGCGTGGCGTGTGAAGAGGTGGAGCGCGGGGTCGTGGCGGAGGATTTCCTCCACGGTGCCCTCGACCCGGTCCGGCGCGAGGGTATCGGCGCCATACCCGTTTTCGATCAGTGCTTTCACGCCATTTCCCAGGGTGTGGACCGTCGCTTCGTGTCCGGCGTTGAGGAGGAGGATGCAGGTGGCGATGAGTTCGTCCGTGGACAGTTTTTCGCCATCGGCCCCGGCGGCGATGAGGTGGGTGAGGAGATCGTCGGCGGGCGTCGCGCGGCGGTGGTCGATGTGGCGGAGCAGGAAGGCGACGAACGCTTCTGTCGCGGCGACGGCGGCATCCTCGGTCGCGCGGGTGCGGCGGGCCTGATACATGCCGACCATCGCGTTCGACCAATTTAGGAGGTCGTCCGCCCGGTCTTCCGGCACGCCGAGGAGGCGGGCGATGATGATGACCGGGAGCTTGCGGGCGAAATGGTCGAGAAGGTCGAACTCGCTCGCGGGAAAGGCGTCGATGAGGTGGTGGGACAGCGCCGCGATCTCGGGCGCGAGGGCGGCGATGCGGCGCGAGGTGAAGGCCCTGAGGACGAGCGAGCGGAGCCGCGTGTGCCGGGGCGGCTCCAGTTCCAGCATCGAATGCGCCTCGACCGCGTAGAAGGGACGAAGGTGATCCGGGACCGGGCAGCGCTTTTCCTCGGGCAGTTCGCGGCCGAAGCGGCGGTCGCGCAGGATCGCGCCGACGGCGGTGGCGGAGGTGGCGCAGACGAGGCCGTACTCCTCCCAGCGAAAAAGCGGGCCAGCCTTTCGGGCGCGGTCGTAGAACGGGTAGGGGTTCTGGACGAAGGTGTCCGCGGTCGGGGATTGGCTGAGGGTCTGCATCGCGGCTCCGGACACGGTCGGGGCGAGCTAAGCCGAGTGGCGCGCGGGTTTCAAGCCATGCGGTCGCGGCCCTGGGCGATGATGACGCCAAGCGCGACCACGGCGGCGCCGACGCCTTGCCCCCAGCTCCATCCCGCGCCGAAGGCGAGCGCGAAGAGCATGACGTAGAAGGGGGCGATATTGATGTGCATCGAGGCGACGCCGATGCCGAGCCCGGCGACCCCGACGAGGAAAAGCACCTGCGACAGGGCGAGCGATCCGATCGCGTAGACCGCGAGGTAGCTCCATTCGTGCGGTCCGATCTCGGCCCAGGGAATGCCGTCGCCGCCCAAAGCCGCCCAGCCGAGCTGCACGATGATCAGAGCCACGGCCCCGCCTGTCAGCGTGACGGCGCTGCGCGCCAGCGCCGAACAGCCCGGCAGGGCCATGACCGACGCGCGCGATCCCCAGCTGAAGACGACGACCGAGGCGAAAGCCGCGAGCGCGCCGAGCCCCATGTCGAGATGCCCCATCCGCGCGGCATGGGTGGCGACGCCGCCCGCGATGCTGAGGATCAGCCCGGTGACGAGCCGGACGTTCAGCCGCCGTCCGTCATGGAGGCATTCAAGCGCGATCCCCGTGACCGGCATCGTCGCGGCGATCACCGCGACCGTGATGCCGTCGGTGCGTTGCTGCGCGAAGATGAGAAGCCACGTGCCGAGCCCGAAGCCGACGGCGCCGACCCGGAGCCCTTTCTGCCAGTCGACGCGGCGCAAGACCTCGCCGCCCTCGACAAGCCCCCAGACGGGGACGAGAAAGAGGGCCGCCAGCGCCATGCGCAGAACGGCAACCGTCAGCGGGGGGAGCGTGGCCAGAAGCGCATCGGCGAGCGGAAACCCCACGGCCCATATCGCCATCGAGGCGATGCAGGCAAGGTTCGCCCAAAGCCTCGGGTTGCGCGGCGCGGGGAATTCGGTGGCTGTCGACACGTCGGACGTGGCTCCGCGCAGGGATCGGTCCGGCGGATGCTGTCACGTCCGTTCCCGCGCCCGCACCTCCGGGAGCGACAAAAAGGTCGGGAATGTCAGCTGGCGTCGAGCGCCGCGACGATCGCGCCGAAATCGGCGGCCTTGAGGCTCGCGCCGCCGACGAGGGCACCGTCGACATTCGAGGTCGCGAAGATCTCGCTTGCGTTCGAGGGCTTGACCGAACCGCCGTAGAGGAGGCGCATGTCACCGGCATCGGCGAAGCGCTTGGCGAGTCCGGCGCGCAGGAAGTCGTGCACCTCCGCGATCTGGTCGAGGGTCGGTGTGCGTCCGGTTCCGATGGCCCAGACCGGCTCGTAGGCGATGACGGTATTGGCGGAGGTCGCGCCGGCCGGGACCGAGCCTTCGAGCTGGGCGCCGATGACATCGAGCGTTTCGCCCGCGTCGCGCTGGGTCTCGGTCTCGCCGACGCAGACGATCGCGACGAGGCCGGCGGCATGGGCGGCCTCGGCTTTGGCCCGGACGAGGGCGTCCGTCTCCCCGTGATCGGCGCGGCGTTCGGAATGGCCGACGATGACGTAACGCGCACCGGCATCTGCGAGCATCGCCGCCGAGACGTCGCCGGTATGGGCGCCGGAGACCTCGGGGTGGCAATCCTGCCCACCCACCGCGACCGGCCCCTTGCCGGCCTTCCAGGCCATCTGCGCGACCAGCGTCGCCGGCGGGCAGATCAGGACGTCGCAGCGCGGCGCGGGATGGGCGGCCGCCAACGCCTCGATCTCGGCGAGGTTCGCCGTCGTGCCGTTCATCTTCCAGTTCCCGGCCGCCAGTTTCCGCCGCATGATCGCCTCCCTCACCGCAATTCGTCCAATGCCTGCCCGGCGAGTTTGCAGGCGAGCGCGGGATCGTCAAGCGCGGCATGCGGCAGCCGCCAATACGGCATGGCCGTGGTCTTGCCGCCATCGCGGGAATAGGTCCAGCGGTCCCATCCCTCTTCGGTCATCCGTTTCGCGAAAGCGCCGGCGCCCTTCAGCCAGATAGAGCCGTCGGTATGCAGGATCGAGAAGATCGTGCCGTCGCGGTAGAGGCAAAGCCCGCCCATCATCTTGCGGGTGGAGAGGGGGCCGAGATCGTCGAAAAGCTCAAGCGCGAAGGCGATATCGGCGTCCGAGACGCTCATCCGCGCGGGGCGCCGGCGTCGGGCATGTCCTTGAACTTGATCGACTCGCCGCAGCCGCAGGCCTCGGAGACATTGGGGTTGTTGAACTTGAAGCCGGATTCGAGGAGCGATGTCTCGTAGTCGATCTCGGTGCCGAAGAGGAACATCTGCGCCATCGGCGCGATCATCACCCGCGCGCCGTCCTGCTCGACGACCTCGTCCATCGGGCCGGGCTCGGCGGCGAATTCCATCGTGTATTCCATGCCCGCGCACCCGCCCTTCTTGACGCCGACTTTCAGCCCGTAGGCGCCGTCCTTGGCCATCAGGCGGGTGATCTGCGCCACCGCGCGGGGGGTGATCGTCACCGGGGATTTGCCGGGAATGCCGAACATGGATGTCTCCGTTTCCTGCCCCCAATCTAAGGCGCGGGCGCTCCGATCTCAATGGGGGGCAGCGCTGCGGCGAGCCAGAGCGTCGCATAGGCGGCCGCCAGCGCCCATCCGAAGGAGGCCAGCGTGCCGATGATCACGTATTCGCTGGCATGCTGGTTCTTCGAGGCGGTATCGAAACGCAGCACCGACTTGGCGGCGATCAGGAAGCCGATGCCTGCGGGTTGTCCGACGAGGACGAACAGGAAGATCAACGCCCGTTCGAGGTTGCCGATCATGCGGCCGCCGTTCGGCAGCCCTTTCGGCAGGTCGTCGGGCTGATAGTCGAGCATCAGGAACCCGACCGCGAATCCGCCCGCCCGCACGGTCAGGATGGCGCCGGCGAGATAGGCCATGAGCGCCGGTGCCGCCGGTACGCCCGCCCAGATGCCGCCGTCCACCAGATCGGGCCGGAACCAGGCGAGGACGGCGAGGCTGAGAAGATGCGCGCCCTGGTCCGCGAGGAAGGCCGCGAGACTGGGGGCGGCGATGCGGGCCTTCGCCGCGTCGATGGCAATGTGGACGACCGCAAGCGCCAGGACTTCCCACGAGTCGATCCGGCCGGTCGCGGCCTGCGCCGCTGCCAGCACGATCGCTCCGTGCAGAAGAAGGGCCGGAAACCGCCGCTTGTTCGCGGCGATCCAGCCGGTCTGGAAGACGAAATCGGCGAGCGCGTGGGCAAGCAGGAGCGCGGCGAAGGTTTCGATCATGGCGCCGGATCCCACTCGTACTTCTGCATTGCGTGGATCGCGTTCTCCATCGCCTGAAAGCCGGCACCCGTCAATCGCGCCTGCATCGCTTGGCGCGTGATGCCGAGGCGCTGCGCCAGTTCGTCCTGCGTCTTCCAGTCGTCCCGAAGCGCCATCGCCATCGCCTCGGCCTGCGGTTGCGTCAGGCGGTTGGCGATCCATTCGGCCATGTCGAAGAAGGCCGCCTGCCAGTCGCGGTCGGCGACTCCGTGAACGGCCTTGTCACGGCCCCCGGCGATGGCGAGACGCCGGTGCTTCGGCATAGCGTCCAGTTGGCTGCCAGAGACGAAGAAGGCCGGTCCCGAAGCATCCGACAAGTTGGCCGTTCCGAGGTTGTCCCAGGGGCCGACGCCGACCGAGATGCGGGTTTCGATCTGGTGGTTCCCGGCTTTGAGGTCGGCGATGATGATCAGTGCGGCGCGCAGGGCCCAACCCGCGCGTCCGAGAACGATCTGCCAGCCGTCGCCACGGAAGCGGGTGAAACGGGTCTCGGCATCGATCATGTCGGAGAGCGTGCGCGCC
It encodes the following:
- a CDS encoding TfoX/Sxy family protein, translated to MSVSDADIAFALELFDDLGPLSTRKMMGGLCLYRDGTIFSILHTDGSIWLKGAGAFAKRMTEEGWDRWTYSRDGGKTTAMPYWRLPHAALDDPALACKLAGQALDELR
- the tpiA gene encoding triose-phosphate isomerase, whose amino-acid sequence is MRRKLAAGNWKMNGTTANLAEIEALAAAHPAPRCDVLICPPATLVAQMAWKAGKGPVAVGGQDCHPEVSGAHTGDVSAAMLADAGARYVIVGHSERRADHGETDALVRAKAEAAHAAGLVAIVCVGETETQRDAGETLDVIGAQLEGSVPAGATSANTVIAYEPVWAIGTGRTPTLDQIAEVHDFLRAGLAKRFADAGDMRLLYGGSVKPSNASEIFATSNVDGALVGGASLKAADFGAIVAALDAS
- a CDS encoding HesB/IscA family protein, whose translation is MFGIPGKSPVTITPRAVAQITRLMAKDGAYGLKVGVKKGGCAGMEYTMEFAAEPGPMDEVVEQDGARVMIAPMAQMFLFGTEIDYETSLLESGFKFNNPNVSEACGCGESIKFKDMPDAGAPRG
- a CDS encoding DMT family transporter is translated as MSTATEFPAPRNPRLWANLACIASMAIWAVGFPLADALLATLPPLTVAVLRMALAALFLVPVWGLVEGGEVLRRVDWQKGLRVGAVGFGLGTWLLIFAQQRTDGITVAVIAATMPVTGIALECLHDGRRLNVRLVTGLILSIAGGVATHAARMGHLDMGLGALAAFASVVVFSWGSRASVMALPGCSALARSAVTLTGGAVALIIVQLGWAALGGDGIPWAEIGPHEWSYLAVYAIGSLALSQVLFLVGVAGLGIGVASMHINIAPFYVMLFALAFGAGWSWGQGVGAAVVALGVIIAQGRDRMA
- a CDS encoding DUF3307 domain-containing protein, whose amino-acid sequence is MIETFAALLLAHALADFVFQTGWIAANKRRFPALLLHGAIVLAAAQAATGRIDSWEVLALAVVHIAIDAAKARIAAPSLAAFLADQGAHLLSLAVLAWFRPDLVDGGIWAGVPAAPALMAYLAGAILTVRAGGFAVGFLMLDYQPDDLPKGLPNGGRMIGNLERALIFLFVLVGQPAGIGFLIAAKSVLRFDTASKNQHASEYVIIGTLASFGWALAAAYATLWLAAALPPIEIGAPAP
- a CDS encoding Lrp/AsnC family transcriptional regulator — protein: MSVRLDEVDRKILGQLQEDAGQSLDEIARKVGSSKTPVWNRIRKMKDAGVIGRQTMLLDPESLGLEACFFVLIRTSEHEADWQNKFLRALKARPEVMEAHRLAGDIDYILKVRVKNARAYDTFYQALISEVRIYNVTALLSMEEIKSTTLLPL
- a CDS encoding cytochrome P450; its protein translation is MQTLSQSPTADTFVQNPYPFYDRARKAGPLFRWEEYGLVCATSATAVGAILRDRRFGRELPEEKRCPVPDHLRPFYAVEAHSMLELEPPRHTRLRSLVLRAFTSRRIAALAPEIAALSHHLIDAFPASEFDLLDHFARKLPVIIIARLLGVPEDRADDLLNWSNAMVGMYQARRTRATEDAAVAATEAFVAFLLRHIDHRRATPADDLLTHLIAAGADGEKLSTDELIATCILLLNAGHEATVHTLGNGVKALIENGYGADTLAPDRVEGTVEEILRHDPALHLFTRHAYEDVEIAGHRFRRGDEVGCLLAAANRDPGLWEKPARFNPDRPVKANLSFGAGLHFCVGAPLARLELQTALPILFERLPGLSVTEPPRYANLYHFHGLERLMCKG